One genomic region from Natronomonas salsuginis encodes:
- a CDS encoding MnhB domain-containing protein produces the protein MSDVDAAPDVDTRSGAAAAAASESASDDAEQAAPEFDPDRPYTESEIIMTAVRVVTPFVLTYGFFMTFHGADSPGGGFQGGALVAVVVFMLAFAFGIRPTREWVGSGVMTGLAAGGVIVFASVGLGALGLGGAFLEYGRYARFIGPDATKWGMEAIEIGGVAPIVAGVIMGLFFLTAAGYELDGGDEE, from the coding sequence GTGAGCGACGTCGACGCAGCCCCGGATGTCGACACCCGATCCGGGGCCGCGGCCGCCGCCGCATCGGAGTCGGCCTCGGACGACGCCGAACAGGCCGCTCCCGAGTTCGATCCCGACCGACCCTACACGGAAAGCGAGATCATCATGACCGCCGTCCGCGTCGTCACGCCGTTCGTCCTCACGTACGGCTTCTTTATGACCTTCCACGGCGCCGATTCGCCGGGCGGCGGCTTTCAGGGCGGCGCGCTCGTCGCCGTCGTCGTCTTCATGCTCGCCTTCGCCTTCGGCATCCGTCCCACGCGTGAATGGGTCGGGAGCGGGGTGATGACCGGACTCGCCGCCGGCGGCGTCATCGTCTTCGCGTCGGTCGGTCTCGGCGCGCTCGGGCTGGGTGGGGCCTTCCTCGAATACGGCCGCTACGCGCGCTTCATCGGTCCCGACGCCACGAAGTGGGGCATGGAGGCCATCGAGATCGGCGGCGTCGCCCCGATCGTCGCCGGCGTCATCATGGGGCTGTTCTTTCTCACCGCCGCCGGCTACGAACTCGACGGGGGTGACGAGGAGTGA
- a CDS encoding cation:proton antiporter subunit C — MSLLAQSAVEFLSTRYAYVTVVLLLAIGLYMMIASPNLVKKIIGLNLFQSAIFLFFIAMAYADGGSIPVIPTEGGAVGEYASPLPQVIVLTAIVVGVSLTAVALALIVRLYAAYGTLNEETIREVANE, encoded by the coding sequence GTGAGTCTCCTCGCCCAGTCTGCCGTCGAGTTCCTATCGACGAGATACGCGTACGTGACGGTCGTACTCCTGCTCGCGATCGGGCTGTACATGATGATCGCGAGCCCGAACCTCGTCAAGAAGATCATCGGGCTGAACCTCTTTCAGAGCGCGATCTTCCTGTTTTTCATCGCCATGGCGTACGCCGATGGCGGATCGATACCCGTCATTCCGACGGAGGGCGGCGCGGTCGGCGAGTACGCCAGCCCGCTGCCGCAGGTCATCGTGCTCACCGCTATCGTCGTCGGCGTCAGCCTCACCGCCGTGGCGCTCGCGCTGATCGTCAGGCTCTACGCGGCGTACGGCACCCTCAACGAGGAGACGATCCGGGAGGTCGCGAATGAGTAA
- a CDS encoding proton-conducting transporter transmembrane domain-containing protein encodes MSNPELALLIAIPIIAATLPLLAGLKFEAVGWPIAALTAGVELALAGSVVSRVVAEGRFVHNLGGYPRTYGIELVVDEFSAVVISLIAVVTLVVVAYARRGGPRENAFYSAFLLLLGGLMGVGLTGDVFNMFVFLEIVGLATYALVAADRSARAALASLKYLIVGTAGASLYLVGVGFLLVATGTLNMTDLAATIPETVGYTDPLIVASFCFVAVGLSVKAAIFPLHTWISDAYAESPDTVTAYISGLASTLGAYALARLVYAVYTPAFFEAVPLAGDALVAFATVSIVAGSVLAVIQSDVKRMLAYSSVAQFGMIVAAFGLATEQALVGGIVHLVGHGLMKTALFLGVGVIASAYGIRTVRQYANLGYRSPVAVAAIAALLLGLVGVPPSIGFLGKWYIAWGAIEAGAPIVAAVVLFSTLLTLLYVARLLETMYFQPADDIEGAVTADGRGVRLLSDGGSGDDDDERPVSFGMVFVVAALSVAAVALGFAGPVFEAFLDPFLEAVL; translated from the coding sequence ATGAGTAATCCCGAACTCGCCCTGTTGATCGCGATCCCGATCATCGCGGCGACGCTGCCGCTGCTCGCGGGGCTGAAGTTCGAGGCGGTCGGCTGGCCGATCGCCGCGCTCACCGCCGGCGTCGAACTCGCGCTCGCCGGCAGCGTCGTCAGCCGGGTGGTCGCCGAGGGGCGATTCGTTCACAACCTCGGGGGCTACCCGCGGACTTACGGGATCGAGCTGGTTGTCGACGAGTTCTCGGCGGTCGTGATCTCGTTGATCGCCGTCGTGACGCTCGTCGTCGTCGCGTACGCTCGGCGCGGCGGCCCCCGCGAGAACGCCTTCTACAGCGCCTTCTTGTTGCTCCTCGGCGGGCTGATGGGCGTCGGCCTCACGGGCGACGTGTTCAACATGTTCGTCTTCCTCGAGATCGTCGGCCTCGCGACCTACGCGCTGGTCGCCGCGGACAGATCGGCGCGGGCCGCGCTCGCGTCGCTGAAATATCTCATCGTCGGCACCGCCGGCGCGTCGCTGTACCTCGTCGGCGTCGGCTTCCTCCTCGTCGCTACGGGGACGCTGAACATGACCGATCTCGCCGCGACGATCCCGGAGACGGTGGGCTACACCGATCCGCTGATCGTCGCCTCCTTCTGCTTCGTCGCCGTCGGCCTGTCGGTGAAGGCGGCGATCTTCCCGTTGCACACGTGGATCTCCGACGCCTACGCTGAGTCGCCGGACACGGTCACCGCCTACATCTCCGGGCTCGCCTCGACGCTCGGCGCGTACGCGCTGGCGCGGCTCGTCTACGCGGTGTACACGCCCGCGTTCTTCGAGGCGGTGCCGCTCGCGGGCGACGCGCTCGTGGCGTTCGCGACGGTCAGCATCGTCGCCGGCTCCGTGCTCGCGGTGATCCAATCGGACGTCAAGCGCATGCTGGCGTACTCGTCGGTCGCGCAGTTCGGCATGATCGTCGCCGCCTTTGGACTCGCCACGGAACAGGCGCTTGTGGGCGGGATCGTCCACCTCGTCGGCCACGGGCTGATGAAGACCGCCCTCTTTCTCGGTGTCGGCGTCATCGCCTCAGCGTACGGGATCAGAACCGTTCGGCAGTACGCCAATCTCGGCTACCGCTCGCCGGTGGCCGTCGCGGCGATCGCGGCGCTGCTTCTCGGCCTGGTCGGCGTTCCGCCCTCGATCGGCTTCCTTGGCAAGTGGTACATCGCCTGGGGCGCGATCGAGGCGGGCGCGCCGATCGTCGCCGCCGTCGTCCTGTTCAGCACGCTGTTGACGCTTCTGTACGTCGCTCGCCTGCTGGAGACGATGTACTTCCAGCCGGCCGACGACATCGAGGGCGCGGTGACGGCCGACGGTCGCGGTGTCCGATTGCTGTCGGATGGCGGCTCGGGTGACGACGACGACGAGCGCCCGGTTTCGTTCGGCATGGTGTTCGTCGTCGCCGCCCTCTCGGTCGCTGCGGTCGCGCTCGGGTTCGCGGGGCCCGTCTTCGAAGCGTTCCTCGACCCGTTCTTGGAGGCCGTACTATGA
- a CDS encoding cation:proton antiporter codes for MIDTFPLYAVLVSLVGMFCILAAHRRPNLREAVTIITAFAKFAIVAAMLPGVLAGETYVFSAGEFVAGIEFVLRADSLGMLFAFLASLLWIVTSFYSIGYMRGLDEHGQTRYFASFAASLSATMGIAFAGNLVTIFLFYELLSVATYPLVAHDETAEARSAGRKYLAYTMFGGGVLVLAGTVLVFWLAGTVTFTPGGIEGLAAVANSNGTAVQVAYLLLAVGFGVKAGLMPLHQWLPTAMVAPTPVSGLLHAVAVVKSGAFGVARVTLDVFGPEVAYQLGMGLVISVLAAFTLLAASFIALRKDHLKQRLAYSTVSQLSYIVLGLGLFGPYGLIGALLHIPAHAFMKLTLFFCAGAVHVETHTDHISEMAGIGKRMPVVFGAFALAAAGMAGIPLFAGFVSKYYLLIGGIEMGATLTPVGYYLAGALLVSGVLNIAYFWPVVYTAFFEAEDDHDAKPLVDFRLGGERRSILPATDGGRPIDDAEDSTADGNQDARSADADADESPDIDPADLQPDFSSTAERRDYSEPAPLVDGEYAVDRKPSDHTVSDDEDHAVHDDSRADHDSHADHDTHHEGPPPGGWRRLTPAEALRGEETTWFMLAPILAAVTGAILVGIVPYEVVFLELVEVIVEGVLAGTEVAP; via the coding sequence ATGATCGACACCTTCCCCCTCTACGCCGTGTTGGTATCGCTCGTCGGAATGTTCTGCATCTTGGCCGCCCACCGCCGACCGAACCTTCGCGAAGCCGTCACGATCATCACGGCGTTCGCGAAGTTCGCGATCGTCGCCGCGATGTTGCCGGGCGTCCTCGCCGGCGAGACGTACGTCTTCTCGGCGGGCGAGTTCGTCGCCGGGATCGAGTTCGTCCTCCGCGCCGATTCGCTCGGCATGCTCTTTGCGTTCCTCGCGAGCCTGCTGTGGATCGTCACCTCCTTTTACAGCATCGGCTACATGCGCGGACTGGACGAGCACGGCCAGACCCGCTATTTCGCCTCCTTCGCCGCCTCCCTGTCGGCGACGATGGGGATCGCCTTCGCCGGCAACCTCGTGACGATCTTCCTGTTTTACGAGCTGCTCTCGGTGGCGACGTACCCGCTCGTCGCCCACGACGAGACCGCCGAGGCGCGCTCGGCGGGCCGGAAGTACCTCGCGTACACCATGTTCGGCGGCGGCGTGTTGGTCCTCGCCGGAACCGTCTTGGTCTTTTGGCTCGCCGGCACGGTCACGTTCACCCCCGGCGGGATCGAGGGCCTGGCCGCGGTCGCGAACTCGAACGGGACGGCGGTCCAGGTCGCGTACCTCCTCCTCGCGGTCGGCTTCGGTGTCAAGGCCGGGCTGATGCCGCTGCACCAGTGGCTGCCGACTGCGATGGTCGCGCCGACGCCCGTCTCGGGGCTGCTCCACGCCGTCGCGGTCGTCAAGTCCGGGGCGTTCGGCGTCGCCCGCGTGACCCTCGACGTGTTCGGCCCCGAGGTGGCCTACCAGCTGGGGATGGGCCTCGTCATCTCCGTACTCGCCGCGTTCACGCTGCTCGCGGCGTCGTTCATCGCGCTCCGAAAAGATCACCTCAAACAGCGCCTCGCGTACTCGACGGTTTCGCAGCTCTCGTACATCGTGCTCGGGCTGGGGCTGTTCGGCCCCTACGGGCTGATCGGCGCGCTCTTGCACATCCCCGCCCACGCGTTCATGAAGCTCACCCTGTTCTTCTGTGCGGGCGCGGTCCACGTCGAGACGCACACCGATCACATCTCCGAGATGGCGGGTATCGGCAAGCGGATGCCGGTCGTCTTCGGGGCCTTCGCGCTCGCCGCCGCCGGGATGGCGGGCATCCCGCTCTTTGCGGGCTTCGTCTCGAAGTACTACCTGCTCATCGGCGGCATCGAGATGGGGGCGACCCTCACGCCCGTCGGCTACTATCTCGCGGGGGCGCTGTTGGTCTCCGGCGTGCTCAACATCGCGTACTTCTGGCCGGTCGTCTACACGGCCTTCTTCGAGGCCGAGGACGACCACGATGCCAAACCGCTCGTGGACTTCCGCCTTGGCGGCGAGCGGCGGTCGATACTGCCCGCGACCGACGGCGGACGACCGATCGACGACGCCGAGGACTCGACGGCGGACGGCAACCAAGATGCCAGATCGGCAGACGCTGACGCCGACGAGTCGCCAGACATCGACCCTGCGGACCTCCAGCCGGACTTCTCGAGCACGGCGGAACGTCGCGATTACAGCGAGCCCGCGCCGCTCGTCGACGGCGAGTACGCGGTCGATCGAAAGCCGAGCGATCACACAGTGTCCGACGACGAAGACCACGCTGTCCACGACGATAGCCGCGCGGATCACGACTCACACGCCGACCACGACACCCACCACGAGGGGCCGCCGCCCGGCGGCTGGCGGCGACTCACGCCCGCCGAGGCGCTCCGCGGCGAGGAGACGACGTGGTTCATGCTCGCCCCGATCCTCGCGGCGGTGACCGGCGCGATCCTGGTGGGGATCGTCCCCTACGAGGTCGTGTTCCTCGAACTCGTCGAGGTCATCGTCGAGGGCGTCCTCGCGGGCACGGAGGTGGCCCCGTGA
- a CDS encoding Na(+)/H(+) antiporter subunit D, producing MIESVPPFAYVLFAAFAVAILPRLPGHLLAGLATAAVGVQALLLENGTYVDARFLGFDAVFLNVDDPARLVAVAVSILATAAVVYAYETDATRTQTAFAMSYVASTVGVVLAGDWLSMIFFWELMAVTSTLLVWHHGGTAVRAGYRYALYHGIGGTILLAAVIVHFVEVGSFRYAATLGIADAAIPLAAVGIGINCGFIFLHSWLPDTYPRPHVAASVFLSVFTTKTAAYVMFRAFPEGGMWLAYMGGAMAVYGAFFALLQYDPRRLLSYHIQAQVGYMLAGIGLGTEIAVAGGLAHLFNNVLYKALLFMAVGVVVYRTGEENIKQLGGLWNVMPLTFLAYLLGAASITAIPGTNGFVSKGMILDEAHHVHTLELGIEGTAAYGDVLWWLLILGAIGTFMSFIKLGYYVFFHGENTVEPADATIGQTVAMLTVGGFCLLYGLAPGLLFELLPSTELLAAELHPYSASHLTESAVLLVVGFAAFFGLRGPITRLAWLPDVDRVLFPAAFYSGRGLVWVVTELWAAVDRAVMATAGGAMAVGRDPGRYAYRAAERLPGVDLDSLPADHEAETVRLKASSGTSIFLLTVALLGALVVLVLL from the coding sequence GTGATCGAGTCCGTTCCGCCGTTCGCGTACGTGCTCTTTGCGGCGTTCGCTGTCGCGATCCTGCCGCGGTTGCCGGGTCATCTGCTCGCGGGGCTCGCGACGGCGGCGGTCGGCGTGCAGGCGCTCCTGTTGGAGAACGGGACGTACGTCGACGCGCGTTTCCTCGGCTTCGACGCGGTCTTTCTCAACGTCGACGACCCCGCGCGGCTCGTCGCGGTCGCCGTCTCCATCCTCGCGACCGCGGCGGTCGTCTACGCTTACGAGACCGACGCGACGCGCACGCAGACCGCCTTCGCGATGAGCTACGTCGCCAGCACCGTCGGCGTCGTACTGGCCGGCGACTGGCTCTCGATGATCTTCTTTTGGGAGCTGATGGCGGTCACCTCGACGCTCCTCGTGTGGCATCACGGCGGGACGGCGGTCCGGGCCGGCTACCGCTACGCGCTGTACCACGGGATCGGCGGGACGATCCTCCTTGCGGCCGTGATCGTCCACTTCGTCGAAGTCGGATCGTTCCGCTACGCCGCGACGCTCGGGATCGCCGACGCCGCCATCCCGCTGGCCGCGGTCGGGATCGGGATCAACTGCGGGTTCATCTTCCTACACTCGTGGCTGCCCGACACGTACCCGCGACCGCACGTCGCGGCGTCGGTGTTCCTCTCGGTGTTCACGACGAAGACCGCCGCCTACGTCATGTTCAGAGCGTTTCCGGAGGGCGGGATGTGGCTCGCGTACATGGGCGGCGCGATGGCGGTCTACGGGGCCTTCTTCGCGCTGTTACAGTACGATCCGCGCCGGCTCCTCTCGTATCACATCCAGGCGCAGGTCGGCTACATGCTCGCGGGGATCGGGCTCGGCACCGAGATCGCCGTCGCGGGCGGGCTCGCTCACCTGTTTAACAACGTCCTCTACAAGGCGCTTTTGTTCATGGCCGTCGGCGTCGTGGTCTACCGGACCGGCGAGGAGAACATCAAGCAGCTAGGCGGCCTCTGGAACGTGATGCCGCTGACCTTCCTCGCGTACCTGCTCGGCGCGGCCTCGATCACGGCCATTCCCGGCACCAACGGCTTCGTCTCGAAGGGGATGATCCTCGACGAGGCCCACCACGTCCACACCCTCGAGCTGGGCATCGAGGGAACCGCGGCCTACGGCGACGTCCTCTGGTGGCTGCTCATCCTCGGTGCGATCGGGACGTTCATGTCGTTCATCAAGCTCGGCTACTACGTCTTCTTCCACGGCGAGAACACCGTCGAGCCGGCGGACGCCACGATCGGCCAGACCGTCGCCATGCTGACCGTCGGCGGCTTCTGTCTGCTCTACGGGCTGGCACCGGGACTCCTCTTCGAGTTGCTCCCTTCGACGGAGCTCCTCGCCGCGGAACTGCACCCCTACAGCGCGAGCCACCTGACGGAGAGTGCCGTCCTGCTCGTCGTCGGCTTCGCGGCGTTCTTCGGGCTGAGGGGGCCGATCACCCGGCTGGCGTGGCTGCCGGACGTCGATCGCGTCCTCTTTCCGGCGGCCTTCTACTCGGGCCGGGGGCTCGTCTGGGTCGTCACCGAACTGTGGGCCGCAGTCGACCGGGCCGTCATGGCGACTGCGGGCGGCGCGATGGCGGTCGGCCGCGATCCAGGTCGGTACGCCTACCGGGCGGCCGAACGGCTGCCGGGCGTCGACCTCGATTCGCTGCCGGCGGATCACGAAGCCGAAACGGTCCGCCTGAAAGCCTCGTCGGGGACGAGCATCTTCTTGCTCACCGTGGCACTGCTCGGCGCGCTCGTCGTGTTGGTGCTGCTGTAG